Proteins from one Cryptomeria japonica chromosome 4, Sugi_1.0, whole genome shotgun sequence genomic window:
- the LOC131063539 gene encoding uncharacterized protein LOC131063539, producing MKRSTKVFSRSLPTSIIITGLLCLFTVLFLLALLKVPEFRQIVRRPSSLNRVLDYNSNANGLNSSFPTFLLRTDENTFVDSQGSQIFINCSCPQVDQNCTKDIKENVTAAIEVDKGNGSKTGCELKILIGVLTRADLYERRHFLCMVYGIQSTVHAKVDVRFVFCNLTKDDQRILVPPEIMAYNDIIILNCEENMNEGKTYTYFSSLPKMGLQYDYVMKVDDDIYFRIDKLAESLKPLPRIYTYNGFVIPCDKMDTFDKYMSGMGYALSWDLVKWIEESPIAKNNTMGPEDLMVGKRLDEGKKAKNRFNNKPAMYDFPLSNGKCSHELVPDTISVHKLKNRERWFSVLTYVNFTSALKESKLYHLY from the coding sequence ATGAAGCGCAGCACAAAAGTCTTCTCTCGTTCCTTACCCACCTCGATAATCATAACTGGGTTGCTATGCCTATTCACAGTTCTTTTCTTATTAGCCTTACTCAAAGTTCCAGAATTCAGACAAATAGTTAGAAGGCCATCTAGTTTGAACAGAGTATTGGACTATAATTCTAATGCAAATGGTCTCAATTCATCGTTTCCAACATTTCTTCTGAGAACAGATGAGAATACATTTGTGGATTCTCAAGGCAGCCAGATCTTCATCAATTGTAGCTGCCCACAAGTAGATCAGAACTGTACAAAGGATATTAAGGAGAATGTCACTGCAGCCATTGAAGTTGATAAGGGCAATGGCTCAAAGACTGGCTGTGAGCTCAAGATTCTGATTGGAGTCCTAACGAGGGCAGATCTGTATGAAAGAAGACATTTTCTTTGTATGGTTTATGGAATCCAATCCACTGTCCATGCAAAAGTAGACGTCAGATTTGTGTTCTGCAATCTGACAAAGGATGATCAAAGAATCCTTGTGCCTCCAGAGATAATGGCCTATAATGATATCATAATATTGAACTGTGAAGAGAACATGAATGAAGGTAAGACTTATACTTATTTTTCTAGTCTGCCAAAAATGGGATTGCAATATGACTATGTTATGAAGGTAGATGATGATATTTATTTTAGGATCGATAAGTTGGCTGAGTCACTGAAGCCTTTGCCAAGGATTTACACTTACAATGGTTTTGTTATACCCTGTGACAAAATGGATACTTTTGACAAGTATATGTCTGGTATGGGATATGCCctctcatgggatttggtgaaatggATTGAGGAATCTCCTATTGCTAAGAATAATACAATGGGGCCAGAGGATCTGATGGTAGGGAAACGGTTAGATGAAGGGAAGAAAGCTAAGAACAGATTTAACAATAAGCCTGCCATGTATGACTTTCCTCTCTCTAACGGCAAGTGTTCTCATGAATTGGTTCCTGATACCATTTCTGTACACAAGCTTAAGAACAGAGAAAGGTGGTTTTCTGTTCTCACCTATGTTAATTTTACATCTGCCCTCAAGGAATCGAAGTTGTATCATCTATACTAG